In Strongyloides ratti genome assembly S_ratti_ED321, scaffold srae_chrx_scaffold0000002, a single window of DNA contains:
- a CDS encoding Histone H3, with amino-acid sequence MARTKQTARKSTGGKAPRKQLATKAARKSAPSTGGVKKPHRYRPGTVALREIRKYQKSTELLIRKLPFQRLVREIAQDFKTDLRFQSAAIGALQEAAEAYLVALFEDTNLCAIHAKRVTIMPKDVQLARRIRGERA; translated from the coding sequence ATGGCTCGTACTAAGCAAACTGCTCGTAAATCTACAGGAGGTAAAGCTCCAAGAAAACAATTAGCTACAAAAGCTGCACGTAAATCAGCACCATCAACTGGAGGTGTTAAAAAACCACATAGATATCGTCCAGGAACTGTCGCTCTTCGTGAAATCagaaaatatcaaaaatctACTGAACTTTTAATTCGTAAATTACCATTCCAACGTTTAGTTCGTGAAATTGCTCAAGATTTTAAAACTGATTTACGTTTTCAATCTGCAGCTATTGGAGCACTTCAAGAAGCCGCTGAAGCATATCTCGTTGCACTTTTTGAAGACACAAATCTTTGTGCCATTCATGCCAAACGTGTCACAATTATGCCAAAAGATGTTCAATTGGCAAGAAGAATTCGTGGAGAGAGAgcttaa